A window of Streptomyces sp. NBC_01224 genomic DNA:
TCACGTTCCTTGGCGATCAGCGCGGTCCATAGTCCGCTGTAGCCGCCGCCGATGACGAGGAGATCGCAGTGCTCGTCACCGGTGAGCGCGGGCAGCGCTTCGAGCCTGCCGGGGTCGTCGAGCCAGAACGAGACCGGCTTGGCGTCGGAGAGTGATTGTGCAGCAGTACGCATGGCAGCTGGGGCCATGGTTTCCAACTCCTTCAGGGCTTTCTATCGTGCGGTGTTCTTCCGCCGGTTCGCGATCAGCTGACCGACGACAACCACCAGCACCGCAATGATGAACATCGCCGTACCGATGACGTTGATCTGCACGGGCGTGCCGCGCTGTGCCGATCCCCAGACGAACATGGGGAAGGTCACGGTGGAGCCCGCGTTGAAATTGGTGATGATGAAATCGTCGAAGGAGAGCGCGAAGGCCAGCAGCGCTCCCGCCGCGATTCCGGGGGCGGCGATCGGCAGCGTCACCCGCAGGAAGGTCTGCACGGGTCCCGCGTACAGATCGCGGGCCGCCTCCTCCAGCCGCGGGTCCATCGACATCACACGCGCCTTGACAGCCGTCACCACGAAGCTCAGGCAGAACATGATGTGCGCGATCAGGATCGTCCAGAAGCCCAGCTGTGCGCCCATGTTGAGGAAGAGCGTGAGCAGCGAGGCGGCCATGACGACCTCGGGCATCGCCATCGGCAGGAAGATCAGCGAGTTGATCGCGCCGCGCGCCCGGAAGCGGTAGCGGACCAGCGCGAAGGAGATCATCGTGCCGAGGACGGTCGCGCCGACGGTGGCCCAGGTGGCGATCTGCAGGGACAGGGAGAGCGAGCCGCACATGTCGGCGACGCCGCAGGGGTCCTTCCAGGCGTCCAGCGAAAAGTGCTGCCAGGCGTAGTTGAAGCGCCCCTTCGGCTTGTTGAACGAGAACACCATCACGACGATGTTCGGAAGGATCATGTAGGCCAGGGTCAGCAGACCAGCGATGACGATCAGATTCCGGCGTATCCAGCGCAGTACGGGCATCAGACCAGGTCCTCCGTCCCGGAGCGGCGGATGTAGACGGTGACCATGATCAGGACGACCGCCATGAGGATGAAGGAGAGCGCGGCCGCCGTCGGATAGTCGAGGACGCGCAGGAACTGGGTCTGGATGACGCTGCCGACCATCTTGGTGTCGGTGGAACCCAGCAGTTCCGCGTTGACGTAGTCACCGCTGGCCGGGATGAAGGTCAGCAGAGTTCCGGAGACGACACCCGGCATGGAGAGCGGGAAGGTCACCTTTCGGAAGGTGGTGGCGGGGGTGGCGTACAGATCGCCGGCCGCCTCGTGCAGCCTGCCGTCGATCCGCTCCAGCGAGGTGTAGAGCGGCAGGATCATGAACGGCAGGAAGTTGTATGTGAGACCGCAGACCACCGCCATCGGCGTGGCCAGCACCCGGTTCGACTCGGTCCAGCCGAGCCAGCTGGTGAC
This region includes:
- a CDS encoding ABC transporter permease, whose translation is MPVLRWIRRNLIVIAGLLTLAYMILPNIVVMVFSFNKPKGRFNYAWQHFSLDAWKDPCGVADMCGSLSLSLQIATWATVGATVLGTMISFALVRYRFRARGAINSLIFLPMAMPEVVMAASLLTLFLNMGAQLGFWTILIAHIMFCLSFVVTAVKARVMSMDPRLEEAARDLYAGPVQTFLRVTLPIAAPGIAAGALLAFALSFDDFIITNFNAGSTVTFPMFVWGSAQRGTPVQINVIGTAMFIIAVLVVVVGQLIANRRKNTAR